One genomic segment of Paenibacillus durus includes these proteins:
- a CDS encoding DUF421 domain-containing protein — MMDYKLITIKRVTGFVGLWIMARLLGKKRISQLTPFDFVSAMMLSEIVGNMKEMKRGLDFGQLRMMLRQIESYSVDRWRNEKLEY; from the coding sequence ATGATGGACTATAAATTAATTACGATCAAGCGGGTCACCGGTTTCGTCGGTTTATGGATCATGGCGCGGCTGCTCGGGAAAAAGAGGATTTCCCAGCTGACTCCCTTCGATTTTGTCTCTGCGATGATGCTGAGTGAAATTGTGGGCAATATGAAGGAAATGAAGCGGGGCCTTGATTTCGGCCAACTGCGGATGATGCTGCGCCAGATTGAAAGCTACAGTGTAGATCGATGGCGTAACGAGAAACTGGAATATTAA
- the cysT gene encoding sulfate ABC transporter permease subunit CysT translates to MNVTAKATRRGVLPGFGLTMGYSILYLSLVVLIPLAALLFNSTGLTFAKFWSVATDPRVLASYRVSLTTSAAAALVDGLLGLLLAWVLVRYRFPGKRIFDALIDLPFALPTAVAGVSLTALYSGNGWIGSLLEPLGIKVAFTPLGISLALMFIGIPFVVRTVQPVLEDLERDTEEAAATLGAGRWRIFRKVLLPELIPPLITGFALAFARGIGEYGSVVFISGNMPMRTEIAPLLIMSKLEQYDYAGATAVALLLLLISFLMLLVINMLQRWTRKASR, encoded by the coding sequence ATGAATGTCACTGCTAAGGCGACGCGGCGGGGGGTGCTGCCGGGATTCGGTCTGACCATGGGGTACAGCATTTTATACTTGAGTCTTGTCGTGCTTATTCCACTGGCTGCGCTGCTGTTCAATTCAACGGGACTGACCTTTGCGAAGTTCTGGTCGGTGGCTACGGACCCTCGGGTTCTGGCCTCATACCGGGTCAGTCTGACCACGTCGGCGGCGGCCGCATTGGTGGACGGTCTGCTGGGACTGCTGCTGGCATGGGTGCTGGTACGCTACCGATTCCCGGGAAAAAGAATCTTCGATGCCCTGATCGACCTGCCGTTCGCGCTGCCGACGGCGGTGGCAGGCGTGTCGCTGACGGCGCTGTATTCCGGCAATGGCTGGATCGGCTCGCTGCTTGAGCCGCTCGGCATCAAAGTGGCGTTTACGCCGCTGGGCATTTCCTTGGCGCTAATGTTCATCGGTATTCCTTTTGTCGTACGCACCGTTCAGCCGGTGCTGGAGGATTTGGAGCGGGATACGGAGGAAGCGGCAGCCACGCTGGGGGCAGGACGCTGGCGTATCTTCCGCAAGGTGCTGCTGCCGGAGCTGATTCCGCCCCTGATCACCGGCTTTGCCTTGGCCTTTGCCCGGGGAATCGGCGAATACGGCTCGGTTGTGTTCATCTCGGGCAACATGCCCATGCGGACAGAGATCGCTCCGCTCCTCATCATGTCGAAGCTGGAGCAGTACGATTACGCTGGAGCAACGGCAGTGGCGCTGCTGCTTCTCCTTATTTCCTTCCTGATGCTTCTTGTGATCAATATGCTTCAGCGATGGACCCGCAAGGCATCACGCTAA
- a CDS encoding YezD family protein gives MAKPLKVDEIWLERIAGLLDSMEFGSLHIVVHEGQIVQMERTERKRFENATRHSGEAVTRRPDSRAAGR, from the coding sequence TTGGCTAAACCGCTGAAAGTGGATGAAATTTGGCTGGAGAGGATTGCGGGACTTCTGGACAGTATGGAATTCGGCTCATTGCATATTGTTGTGCATGAAGGCCAGATCGTGCAGATGGAGCGGACGGAACGCAAGCGGTTCGAGAACGCCACACGGCACAGCGGAGAAGCCGTAACCCGGCGTCCTGATTCTCGTGCTGCGGGACGGTAA
- the cysW gene encoding sulfate ABC transporter permease subunit CysW gives MAGTVPLRGRRPKAAVPAAAVNESSAVKWLLIGAAGLVLLWLIVLPLSIVLTEALKQGWNVYWAALKDPDAASALRMTLLVAGISVPLNTIFGVAAAWAIAKFKFRGKGMLITLIDLPFAVSPVIGGLVYVLVFGAHGWFGPWLDAHDIKIVFAVPGIVLATMFVTFPFVARELIPLMEDQGTQEEEAALTLGAKGWQIFFRVTLPNIKWGLLYGIILCNARAMGEFGAVSVVSGHIRGETNTLPLHVEILYNEYQFSASFAVASLLLLLALVTMLIKSWLQRKSSH, from the coding sequence ATGGCTGGAACTGTCCCGCTTCGCGGCAGACGGCCGAAGGCGGCCGTACCCGCAGCGGCTGTGAACGAATCGTCCGCGGTCAAATGGCTGCTTATCGGAGCTGCCGGGCTGGTGCTGCTCTGGCTGATTGTGCTCCCGCTGAGCATTGTGCTGACCGAGGCGCTTAAGCAGGGCTGGAATGTATACTGGGCCGCGCTGAAAGATCCCGACGCCGCTTCCGCACTGCGGATGACTCTTTTGGTGGCGGGCATTAGCGTGCCGCTGAATACGATATTCGGCGTAGCGGCCGCCTGGGCCATAGCGAAGTTCAAATTTCGCGGCAAAGGAATGCTCATTACGCTTATTGATCTTCCCTTTGCCGTCTCGCCGGTTATCGGCGGTCTCGTGTATGTCCTGGTCTTCGGTGCGCACGGTTGGTTTGGCCCGTGGCTTGACGCGCATGATATCAAAATCGTGTTCGCCGTTCCGGGAATCGTACTCGCCACGATGTTCGTAACCTTTCCATTTGTAGCTCGTGAATTGATCCCGCTGATGGAAGATCAAGGAACGCAGGAGGAGGAAGCGGCGCTAACGCTTGGCGCAAAGGGCTGGCAGATCTTTTTCCGCGTAACGCTTCCCAATATTAAATGGGGCCTGCTGTACGGCATTATTCTATGCAACGCGCGGGCGATGGGTGAATTCGGCGCAGTATCTGTTGTCTCGGGCCACATTCGCGGGGAGACCAACACGCTCCCGCTGCATGTGGAGATTCTCTACAACGAGTATCAGTTCTCGGCTTCCTTCGCGGTTGCATCCCTGCTTCTTCTGCTGGCGCTCGTGACCATGCTGATCAAAAGTTGGCTGCAGCGTAAAAGTAGTCATTGA